A window of Flavobacterium flavigenum contains these coding sequences:
- the hemL gene encoding glutamate-1-semialdehyde 2,1-aminomutase, protein MIYKRSSQLFAEAEKVIPGGVNSPVRAFKAVGGTPVFVKSAKGAYLYDEDGNKLIDYINSWGPMVLGHAYQPVVDAVIEKAKLGTSFGMPTELETEIAALAVSMVPNIDKIRFVNSGTEACMSAIRLARGFTKRDKIIKFAGCYHGHSDSFLIQAGSGAVTFGSPNSPGVTEGTAKDTLLAKYNDLENVKTLIEANKNEIAAIIIEPVAGNMGCIPPQKGFLQGLRELCTANGILLIFDEVMTGFRLAKGGVQELYNINADIVTFGKVIGGGLPVGAFAAREEIMNYLAPLGPVYQAGTLSGNPLAMAAGLAMLQALNNDSSIFTRLEEKTAYLEAGIDRVLKANNVVFTINRVGSMISVHFDVNPVTDFQSAAKGDNETFKKFFHGLLQEGVYIAPSAYETWFITDALTYEDLDFTINAIDKVSKTF, encoded by the coding sequence ATGATTTATAAAAGAAGTAGTCAGCTTTTTGCTGAAGCAGAAAAAGTAATTCCGGGAGGCGTAAATTCACCAGTAAGAGCCTTTAAAGCCGTTGGTGGAACCCCTGTTTTTGTAAAAAGTGCCAAAGGAGCATATTTATATGATGAAGACGGAAATAAATTAATTGATTATATCAACTCCTGGGGACCAATGGTTTTGGGGCACGCTTATCAGCCGGTTGTGGATGCGGTAATCGAAAAAGCTAAACTAGGAACTTCATTTGGAATGCCAACTGAACTGGAAACAGAAATTGCTGCTTTAGCGGTTTCAATGGTTCCGAATATTGATAAAATCCGTTTTGTGAATTCAGGTACAGAAGCTTGTATGAGTGCGATTCGTCTGGCTCGAGGCTTTACAAAGAGAGATAAAATCATCAAATTTGCAGGCTGCTACCATGGTCATTCTGATTCCTTTTTGATTCAGGCAGGCAGCGGAGCCGTAACTTTTGGTTCACCAAACAGTCCCGGAGTTACAGAAGGAACCGCAAAAGATACTTTATTGGCGAAATACAATGATTTAGAGAATGTAAAAACGCTAATTGAAGCTAATAAAAATGAAATTGCAGCGATCATTATTGAACCCGTTGCCGGAAATATGGGCTGTATTCCACCTCAAAAAGGTTTCTTGCAAGGCTTAAGAGAATTGTGCACAGCAAACGGAATTTTACTGATTTTTGATGAGGTAATGACAGGTTTCCGTTTGGCAAAAGGAGGAGTTCAGGAATTGTATAATATCAACGCTGATATTGTGACTTTCGGAAAAGTAATCGGTGGCGGTTTGCCAGTAGGAGCATTTGCAGCACGTGAAGAAATCATGAATTATTTAGCACCGCTCGGACCGGTTTATCAGGCTGGAACATTATCCGGAAATCCGTTGGCAATGGCTGCCGGATTAGCAATGTTACAGGCTTTAAATAATGATTCGTCAATTTTTACCCGTTTAGAAGAAAAAACAGCTTATCTGGAAGCAGGAATTGACAGGGTTTTAAAAGCAAATAATGTTGTTTTCACAATCAACAGAGTTGGCTCTATGATTTCGGTACACTTTGATGTCAATCCGGTTACTGATTTTCAATCAGCTGCAAAAGGAGACAACGAAACGTTTAAGAAATTCTTCCACGGTTTATTGCAGGAAGGGGTTTATATTGCGCCATCGGCATATGAAACCTGGTTTATCACAGATGCTTTGACATATGAAGATTTAGATTTTACGATCAATGCAATTGATAAGGTTTCTAAAACTTTCTGA
- a CDS encoding DUF4136 domain-containing protein, translating into MKTFKLVPILLLLILSSCSSITVYSDYDKNVDFTPYKTYAFFKPGIDKVEISDLDKRRILHAIDTEMQSKGFTKSEKPDLLVNIFTKSREQVDVNQFNAGWGYGWGWGWNPWMMYGGNQTTVSTSTEGTLYIDLIDAKKKEMIWQGEGIGVLTRNIDKKDERIAEFVNKILAQYPPQVKK; encoded by the coding sequence ATGAAAACATTCAAATTAGTTCCGATTTTGCTGTTATTGATCCTTAGTTCATGCAGCAGTATTACTGTTTATTCTGATTACGATAAAAATGTCGATTTTACGCCTTACAAAACCTATGCCTTCTTCAAACCCGGAATTGATAAAGTCGAGATTTCTGATTTGGATAAAAGACGTATCCTTCATGCAATTGATACAGAAATGCAGTCTAAAGGTTTCACAAAAAGTGAAAAACCTGATTTGCTGGTGAACATTTTTACAAAATCAAGAGAGCAGGTTGATGTAAACCAATTTAACGCCGGATGGGGTTATGGATGGGGATGGGGATGGAATCCATGGATGATGTATGGAGGAAACCAAACTACCGTATCAACTTCTACCGAAGGTACTTTATACATCGATCTGATTGATGCCAAAAAGAAAGAAATGATCTGGCAGGGAGAAGGAATTGGGGTTTTAACCCGAAACATCGATAAAAAAGATGAAAGAATTGCTGAATTTGTAAATAAAATTTTAGCGCAGTATCCTCCTCAGGTAAAAAAATAA
- a CDS encoding group III truncated hemoglobin, with product MALQDISNIEDIKLLVNTFYEKVQNDDLIGPIFNQKMIGRWPEHLEKMYRFWQTLLLEEHTYSGSPFPPHKQLPVNQSHFDRWMEIFTETVDSLFFGKLAEEAKLRAANMAYMFNYKIEYFRNQANQ from the coding sequence ATGGCACTCCAGGATATTTCAAACATAGAAGACATAAAACTTTTAGTCAATACATTTTACGAAAAAGTACAAAACGACGATTTGATCGGACCTATTTTTAATCAAAAAATGATAGGAAGATGGCCGGAGCATCTAGAGAAAATGTACCGCTTCTGGCAGACATTACTTTTAGAAGAGCATACCTATTCCGGAAGCCCTTTTCCGCCACACAAACAATTACCTGTAAATCAATCTCATTTTGACCGCTGGATGGAAATTTTCACCGAAACTGTTGATTCTTTATTTTTTGGAAAATTAGCAGAAGAAGCTAAATTGCGTGCTGCCAATATGGCTTATATGTTCAATTATAAAATTGAATATTTCAGAAATCAGGCAAATCAATAA
- a CDS encoding glucosaminidase domain-containing protein, whose amino-acid sequence MLKKIITLFVVAVLASCSSSKPTIATTKKQAAAQRPRTASTKKGVTSRPTAKYPSTNNTTEVIQSTSKTVVTSSLITDYVLQYKDIAMGNMKTYGIPASIILAQGILESGAGRGDLALSANNHFGIKCHNDWLGESIRHDDDSSQECFRKYKEPSESYRDHALFLVGKNRYAVLFTYEKDDYKAWSKGLRACGYATDPNYPDKLISYIERYNLHQYDCQVTGKSYTAINKSAPVKSSSSSSVSNSDDPSLYEVQKGDTLYSISKKFNILVDDLKQKNNLTDNALSIGQKLKVK is encoded by the coding sequence ATGCTTAAAAAAATAATTACACTCTTCGTAGTCGCAGTATTGGCAAGCTGTTCTTCCAGCAAGCCTACTATCGCAACCACTAAAAAACAGGCAGCGGCTCAAAGACCCAGAACAGCTTCAACTAAAAAGGGAGTTACTTCCAGACCAACTGCAAAATATCCTTCTACAAATAACACAACTGAGGTTATTCAATCGACTTCAAAAACTGTCGTTACAAGCAGTTTAATAACCGATTATGTTTTGCAATACAAAGATATTGCCATGGGAAACATGAAAACATACGGTATTCCGGCAAGTATTATTCTGGCTCAGGGAATCCTGGAGTCGGGAGCAGGTCGAGGAGATCTGGCGTTATCAGCAAATAATCATTTCGGAATAAAATGCCACAATGACTGGCTTGGGGAAAGTATTCGCCATGACGATGATTCGTCTCAGGAATGTTTTAGAAAATATAAAGAACCATCAGAATCCTACCGGGATCATGCTTTATTTTTGGTTGGTAAAAACCGATATGCCGTTTTGTTTACTTACGAAAAAGACGATTATAAAGCCTGGTCAAAAGGGCTGAGGGCTTGTGGGTATGCGACAGATCCCAATTATCCTGACAAGTTGATTAGTTATATTGAACGTTATAATCTGCATCAGTACGACTGTCAGGTTACAGGGAAAAGCTACACGGCAATTAATAAGTCAGCACCGGTAAAGAGTTCGTCTTCGTCTTCAGTTTCAAATTCAGACGATCCGAGTTTATACGAAGTCCAGAAAGGAGATACTTTGTATTCGATATCCAAAAAATTCAACATATTGGTTGATGATCTGAAACAAAAAAATAATTTGACTGATAATGCACTATCGATAGGGCAAAAGCTCAAAGTGAAATAA
- a CDS encoding DUF5522 domain-containing protein: protein MKEQSNENKLIEGEDFYYTPEGYKCFTEKHHLKRGYCCKSGCRHCPYGYDKKTGRINKN from the coding sequence ATGAAAGAGCAAAGTAATGAAAATAAATTAATCGAAGGCGAAGATTTTTACTATACGCCCGAAGGTTATAAGTGCTTTACTGAAAAACACCATTTAAAACGTGGTTACTGCTGCAAAAGCGGCTGTCGTCATTGTCCTTACGGGTATGATAAAAAAACAGGCAGAATAAATAAAAATTAG
- the dcm gene encoding DNA (cytosine-5-)-methyltransferase — protein MEKIKFIDLFCGIGGFRTAMNQACIENDLIPECVFSSDIDSFCQDSYEANFGERPFGDITKIDEKDIPDHDILFAGFPCQSFSIIGKMKGFDDVRGTLFFDIARILKHKKPKAFVLENVKQLFGHDGGNTLKTIVNVLEKELGYSVRFAVLNALDFGLPQKRERIIIVGHKDPILFNFPSPIRPFKPLSEILERKVDAKYYASEMILEKRKNKHKSAYNLSIWHENKSGNICSYPYSCALRSGASHNYLLVNGERRLTPREMFRLQGFPDNYKIVVSDGQAKRQAGNAVPVNLVKAVILKLLPYVATTMDMTSVLRDYEEVNYGK, from the coding sequence ATGGAAAAAATAAAATTTATTGATTTATTTTGTGGAATTGGTGGATTTAGGACTGCAATGAATCAAGCGTGTATTGAAAACGACTTAATTCCTGAGTGCGTTTTTTCATCCGATATTGATAGTTTTTGTCAAGATAGCTATGAAGCCAATTTTGGAGAAAGACCGTTTGGAGATATTACAAAAATTGACGAGAAAGATATACCTGACCATGATATTTTATTCGCGGGTTTTCCTTGCCAATCATTTAGCATAATAGGCAAAATGAAAGGATTCGACGATGTTAGAGGAACTTTGTTTTTTGATATTGCTAGAATTTTAAAGCACAAAAAACCAAAAGCATTTGTTTTGGAAAATGTTAAACAACTCTTTGGGCATGATGGTGGAAATACATTAAAAACTATTGTAAATGTTCTCGAAAAAGAGTTAGGTTACAGCGTTAGATTTGCTGTGCTAAATGCACTTGATTTTGGACTTCCTCAAAAAAGAGAAAGAATAATAATAGTAGGACATAAAGACCCTATTTTATTTAATTTTCCCTCACCAATTAGACCTTTCAAACCATTAAGTGAAATTTTAGAAAGAAAAGTAGATGCCAAATATTATGCATCTGAAATGATATTAGAAAAAAGAAAAAATAAGCATAAGTCAGCATATAATCTTTCTATTTGGCATGAAAACAAATCGGGAAATATTTGCTCTTATCCGTATTCCTGCGCTTTACGTTCTGGAGCTTCCCATAATTATTTACTTGTAAATGGGGAAAGAAGGTTAACACCGAGAGAAATGTTTCGTTTACAAGGATTTCCTGATAATTACAAAATTGTTGTTTCTGATGGGCAAGCGAAAAGACAAGCAGGGAATGCCGTTCCTGTCAATTTAGTAAAAGCTGTAATTTTAAAATTACTTCCATATGTTGCAACAACTATGGATATGACCTCCGTTTTAAGAGACTACGAAGAAGTTAACTATGGAAAATAA
- a CDS encoding urocanate hydratase, whose product MTFKEQIQQGIPSILPPKQAYDPAINHAPKRKEILSAEEKKLALKNALRYFDPKHHTELLPEFSEELETYGRIYMYRLRPEYKMYARPIDEYPGKSLQAKAIMHMIQNNLDYAVAQHPHELITYGGNGAVFQNWAQYLLTMQYLSEMTDEQTLTMYSGHPMGLFPSHKEAPRVVVTNGMVIPNYSKPDDWEKMNALGVSQYGQMTAGSYMYIGPQGIVHGTTITVLNGFRKIKQNPEGSLFVTSGLGGMSGAQPKAGNIAGCITVCAEVNPKITKIRHEQGWINEVVTSTEELVARVASAKAKKETVSIAYLGNVVDVWERFDQENIKIDLGSDQTSLHNPWAGGYYPVGISFEDANKMMAENPDLFKEKVQESLRRHADAINKHTAKGTYFFDYGNAFLLEASRAGADVMAENNIDFKYPSYVQDIMGPMCFDYGFGPFRWVCTSGKREDLLKTDAIASQVLEEMAKTAPDEIQQQMQDNIKWIKGAQENKLVVGSQARILYADAEGRIKIAEAFNQAIAKGEIGAVVLGRDHHDVSGTDSPYRETSNIYDGSRFTADMAIHNVIGDSFRGATWVSIHNGGGVGWGEVINGGFGMVLDGSTEASKRLASMLFWDVNNGISRRSWARNEGAVFAIKRAMKVQPLLKVTLPNMVDESLL is encoded by the coding sequence ATGACTTTCAAAGAACAAATACAACAAGGAATACCTTCTATATTACCTCCAAAACAGGCATACGATCCGGCTATTAATCATGCTCCGAAACGAAAAGAAATTCTTTCGGCTGAAGAAAAAAAGCTGGCATTGAAAAATGCTTTGCGTTATTTTGATCCAAAACATCACACCGAATTACTTCCGGAATTTTCAGAAGAATTAGAAACTTACGGTCGTATTTATATGTATCGTCTTCGTCCGGAATATAAAATGTACGCAAGACCAATTGATGAATATCCGGGAAAATCATTACAGGCAAAAGCGATTATGCACATGATTCAGAACAATTTGGATTATGCTGTTGCACAACATCCGCATGAATTGATAACGTATGGCGGAAACGGAGCCGTTTTTCAAAACTGGGCACAATATTTACTGACGATGCAGTATTTGTCTGAAATGACAGATGAGCAGACTTTAACAATGTATTCCGGTCATCCAATGGGATTATTTCCTTCGCATAAAGAAGCGCCAAGAGTTGTTGTGACAAATGGAATGGTAATCCCGAATTATTCTAAACCTGATGATTGGGAAAAAATGAATGCTCTTGGAGTTTCGCAATACGGACAAATGACGGCTGGAAGTTATATGTATATTGGCCCGCAAGGGATTGTACACGGAACCACGATTACGGTTCTGAATGGTTTTAGAAAAATAAAACAAAATCCTGAAGGTAGTTTATTCGTAACTTCGGGTCTTGGCGGAATGTCTGGCGCACAGCCAAAAGCAGGAAATATTGCCGGTTGTATTACGGTCTGCGCCGAAGTAAATCCGAAGATTACTAAAATCCGTCACGAGCAGGGATGGATAAATGAAGTTGTGACCTCAACTGAAGAATTGGTTGCCAGAGTAGCTTCGGCGAAAGCCAAAAAAGAAACAGTTTCGATCGCCTATTTAGGAAATGTGGTTGACGTTTGGGAACGATTCGATCAGGAAAATATCAAAATTGATTTAGGTTCAGACCAGACTTCTCTTCACAATCCATGGGCCGGCGGTTATTATCCGGTTGGAATTTCATTTGAAGATGCTAACAAAATGATGGCTGAAAATCCGGATTTATTCAAAGAAAAAGTTCAGGAAAGTTTGCGTCGTCATGCGGATGCCATCAACAAACATACAGCAAAAGGAACGTACTTTTTCGATTACGGAAATGCCTTTTTATTAGAAGCTTCCCGCGCTGGTGCAGATGTTATGGCAGAAAACAATATCGATTTTAAATATCCAAGTTATGTTCAGGATATTATGGGACCAATGTGTTTCGATTACGGATTTGGACCTTTCCGCTGGGTTTGTACTTCTGGAAAACGGGAAGATTTATTAAAAACCGATGCAATCGCTTCGCAGGTTTTAGAAGAAATGGCAAAAACGGCTCCAGATGAAATTCAGCAGCAAATGCAGGATAACATCAAATGGATCAAAGGTGCACAGGAAAACAAACTCGTTGTAGGTTCTCAGGCACGAATTTTATATGCTGATGCCGAAGGTAGAATCAAAATTGCAGAAGCTTTTAATCAGGCAATTGCAAAAGGTGAAATTGGTGCAGTGGTTTTAGGCCGTGATCATCATGACGTTTCGGGAACCGATTCGCCATACAGAGAGACTTCAAATATTTATGACGGATCCCGTTTTACGGCCGATATGGCGATTCATAATGTAATTGGAGACAGCTTCAGGGGAGCAACATGGGTATCGATTCATAACGGTGGCGGCGTTGGCTGGGGAGAGGTTATAAATGGCGGATTTGGTATGGTTCTTGATGGTTCTACAGAGGCTTCAAAACGTTTAGCTTCAATGCTATTCTGGGATGTAAACAACGGCATTTCAAGACGAAGCTGGGCCCGAAACGAAGGTGCCGTTTTTGCAATAAAACGTGCCATGAAAGTTCAGCCGTTATTGAAAGTAACTTTACCCAACATGGTTGACGAAAGCTTACTATAA
- a CDS encoding DKNYY domain-containing protein has protein sequence MKVLLIILIIAVFAFLGIRYFLFRIGDHVNNKVSDSYFYHYRKNLIVHSPMGNWFELGYFESDADVESFQPINRDFGKDKKDVFWKGRKQAVDYATFQVDASGIIKDKNHVYTTNGKEYNFLGIIEGADPKSYQLLDSSLPDYKRISWFRDANAIFYRGKKTEGDPLTFKPLNDAIAIDANYIYSIIHQRGDGLYAFEVDEVIRKHKRVEGEIKVVNESYVQIGNAVVSAFTKDEFTLHTFETIKTTKAIDYYTIVINDTLIYKGIVYPEIDIQSFEPLDYGYCKDRKNVYYSGKKITGAAISAFEILSPDYAKDSKNVFYKNSIVEKADPKTFKRTSENDIWEDGTNNFRNGKILDRKLK, from the coding sequence ATGAAAGTTTTGTTGATCATTTTAATAATAGCTGTGTTCGCCTTTTTAGGTATAAGGTATTTTTTATTCCGAATAGGAGATCATGTAAATAATAAAGTCTCCGATTCGTATTTTTATCATTACAGAAAAAATTTGATTGTGCATTCTCCAATGGGCAATTGGTTTGAATTGGGATATTTTGAATCTGATGCTGATGTTGAATCTTTTCAGCCCATAAACAGGGATTTTGGAAAAGATAAAAAGGATGTTTTCTGGAAAGGAAGAAAGCAAGCTGTTGATTATGCAACTTTTCAGGTAGATGCTTCCGGAATTATTAAGGATAAAAACCATGTTTATACTACGAACGGAAAAGAATATAATTTTTTAGGAATTATAGAAGGAGCAGATCCTAAAAGTTATCAACTGCTGGATTCCTCACTTCCGGATTATAAGCGGATTAGCTGGTTCAGGGATGCTAATGCAATTTTCTACAGGGGTAAAAAAACAGAAGGAGATCCGTTAACTTTTAAACCTTTGAACGATGCAATTGCTATAGACGCAAATTACATTTATTCGATTATTCATCAAAGAGGAGACGGTTTGTATGCTTTTGAAGTTGATGAAGTAATCCGAAAACATAAAAGAGTTGAAGGTGAAATCAAGGTTGTTAACGAATCATACGTCCAAATCGGAAATGCTGTAGTTTCTGCTTTTACCAAAGATGAATTTACGCTGCATACTTTCGAAACTATTAAAACTACCAAAGCAATTGATTATTATACAATAGTGATTAACGATACCTTGATTTACAAAGGAATAGTATATCCAGAAATTGATATTCAATCTTTTGAGCCATTAGATTATGGCTACTGCAAAGACAGGAAAAATGTGTATTATTCAGGCAAAAAAATAACCGGTGCTGCTATTTCAGCTTTTGAAATCCTCTCGCCGGATTATGCCAAAGACAGTAAAAACGTATTTTACAAAAATAGTATTGTTGAAAAAGCAGATCCAAAAACATTTAAAAGGACTTCTGAAAATGATATTTGGGAGGACGGAACAAATAATTTCAGAAATGGAAAAATTCTTGATAGAAAATTGAAATAA
- a CDS encoding 2-hydroxyacid dehydrogenase, producing MNVFINKNIPETGIKMLQEKGINLTINPTESVLSRAAFIKICQEHDALLNVGTNNLDEDFFEQCPNLKGIALFSVGFDAVDITSANSRKIPVGNTPDVLSRATSDVAFLLMQSVARKSFFNHKRILNDNWASFDPLANLGQELYGKTLGIFGLGRIGFEMAKKCKAAFGMNIIYHNRSHNEEAEKELDAKYVDFETLLSESDVLSIHSNYSAENNELFNKNTFAKMKSNAIFINTARGKFQNENDLFNALTNNIIWGAGLDVTNPEPMKSDNPLLSLPNCCVLPHIGSATYEARNGMAVCAAQNIIALFENKKMPFCVNEEVYS from the coding sequence ATGAACGTTTTTATAAATAAAAATATACCCGAAACCGGCATTAAAATGCTTCAGGAAAAAGGCATCAACTTAACGATAAATCCAACAGAAAGTGTTTTATCAAGAGCAGCGTTTATAAAAATCTGTCAAGAACATGATGCGCTGCTGAATGTTGGAACCAATAATTTAGACGAAGATTTTTTTGAGCAGTGTCCAAATTTAAAAGGTATTGCTTTATTTTCTGTTGGATTTGATGCTGTTGATATAACTTCGGCAAACAGCAGAAAAATTCCTGTTGGAAATACGCCTGATGTTTTGAGCAGAGCAACTTCAGATGTTGCTTTTTTATTGATGCAAAGCGTGGCCAGGAAATCATTTTTCAATCACAAAAGAATTCTAAATGATAACTGGGCAAGTTTTGATCCGTTAGCCAATTTAGGACAAGAACTTTATGGCAAAACGCTTGGGATTTTCGGTTTAGGCAGAATTGGTTTTGAAATGGCTAAAAAATGTAAAGCCGCATTCGGAATGAATATCATTTACCATAATCGTTCTCACAATGAAGAAGCTGAAAAAGAATTAGATGCAAAATATGTAGATTTTGAAACTTTACTTTCCGAAAGTGATGTTTTAAGCATTCATTCTAATTACAGTGCTGAAAACAATGAACTTTTCAATAAAAACACTTTTGCTAAGATGAAATCTAATGCGATTTTCATTAATACAGCGAGAGGGAAATTTCAAAATGAAAACGATTTGTTTAATGCCTTAACGAATAATATAATTTGGGGAGCAGGACTTGACGTTACGAATCCGGAACCTATGAAATCTGACAATCCGCTATTGTCGCTTCCAAATTGTTGTGTTTTACCCCATATTGGTTCTGCAACTTACGAAGCGAGAAACGGAATGGCAGTTTGCGCTGCACAAAATATAATTGCACTTTTTGAGAATAAAAAAATGCCGTTTTGTGTAAATGAGGAAGTATATTCTTAA
- a CDS encoding 1-aminocyclopropane-1-carboxylate deaminase/D-cysteine desulfhydrase produces MNPVFNQPINIEFSKDISLIIKREDMIHPFVSGNKFRKLKYNLLQAKTENKTTLLTFGGAFSNHIAAVAYAGKEQGFKTIGVIRGDELEDKIEENPTLKFAHENGMEFEFVSRENYRLKSEASYIENLKSKFGDFYLVPEGGTNELAVKGCEEILTDEDSVFDYVCCAVGTGGTISGLINSALPNQKILGFPALKGDFLKDEIRIFAKKDNWNLISDYHFGGYGKINLELIEFINAFFEENKVPLDPIYTGKMVFGVIDLIHKNYFPAHSKILLIHTGGLQGINGMNLKLKQKKLPILKIDA; encoded by the coding sequence ATGAACCCCGTTTTTAATCAGCCCATAAATATTGAGTTTTCAAAAGACATCTCTTTGATCATAAAGCGTGAAGATATGATTCATCCTTTTGTATCAGGAAATAAGTTCAGAAAACTGAAATACAATTTGCTTCAGGCGAAAACCGAAAACAAAACGACTTTATTGACTTTTGGCGGTGCTTTTTCAAATCACATTGCAGCGGTGGCTTATGCCGGAAAAGAGCAGGGATTTAAAACAATCGGAGTCATTCGCGGAGACGAACTTGAAGATAAAATTGAAGAAAATCCAACCCTCAAATTCGCTCATGAAAACGGAATGGAATTTGAATTTGTGTCAAGAGAAAATTATCGTTTAAAAAGTGAAGCATCTTATATCGAAAATTTAAAATCGAAATTTGGAGATTTTTATTTGGTTCCCGAAGGCGGTACAAACGAACTGGCCGTGAAAGGCTGTGAAGAGATTTTGACTGATGAGGATTCGGTTTTTGATTATGTTTGCTGCGCAGTTGGAACGGGTGGTACGATTTCCGGATTAATAAATAGCGCGTTGCCCAATCAGAAAATTTTAGGTTTTCCGGCGTTAAAAGGTGATTTTTTAAAAGATGAAATTCGTATTTTTGCAAAAAAAGATAACTGGAATTTAATTTCTGACTATCATTTTGGAGGTTATGGCAAGATAAATTTAGAATTAATTGAATTTATCAATGCTTTTTTTGAAGAAAATAAAGTGCCCTTAGATCCAATTTATACTGGAAAGATGGTTTTTGGCGTTATAGATTTAATCCATAAAAACTATTTTCCTGCACATTCAAAAATTTTACTCATTCATACCGGTGGATTACAGGGAATTAATGGAATGAATTTAAAATTGAAGCAGAAAAAATTACCAATACTCAAAATTGATGCTTAA
- the ilvA gene encoding threonine ammonia-lyase IlvA has protein sequence MDLFNEVLHAKKQLENVVAATPLTQNLNLSDEFKATILLKREDLQIVRSYKIRGAYNKISSLTDAEKQIGVICASAGNHAQGVAYSCNLLQIKGKIYMPKTTPKQKVKQVQLFGKSFVEIVLTGDTFDDAYASATADAIKNHKIFIHPFDDEKVIAGQGTVGLEILENHKEPIDYVFVPIGGGGLASGLSEVFKHLSPNTKIIGVEPKGAPSMKTSIEENKNTALKTIDKFVDGAAVKQVGDKTFEICRYNLEDIILVPEGKVCTTILRLYNEEAMVVEPAGALTIAALDFYKDKIKGKTVVCVVSGSNNDIERTAEIKERSLLYEGLMHYFMIQFPQRPGALKEFVNNILGPDDDITYFQFAKKTSREMGSVVVGLELKNKKDILNIKLNMIQNGFEFQYLNDNPNLFTQLIG, from the coding sequence ATGGATCTATTCAACGAAGTATTACATGCCAAAAAGCAGCTCGAAAACGTAGTTGCTGCAACACCGCTGACACAAAACCTAAATCTTTCAGACGAATTTAAAGCAACTATTTTATTAAAAAGAGAAGATCTGCAAATTGTCCGTTCGTATAAAATCAGAGGGGCTTACAACAAAATTTCTTCGTTGACTGATGCTGAAAAACAAATTGGAGTGATTTGCGCCAGTGCCGGAAATCATGCCCAGGGTGTTGCTTATTCCTGTAATTTACTGCAGATAAAAGGCAAAATTTATATGCCAAAAACTACTCCCAAACAAAAAGTTAAACAAGTACAATTGTTCGGGAAATCGTTCGTTGAAATTGTACTGACAGGAGATACTTTTGATGATGCTTACGCTTCTGCCACTGCAGATGCCATCAAAAATCATAAAATATTCATTCATCCTTTTGATGATGAAAAAGTAATTGCAGGTCAGGGAACGGTTGGTTTAGAAATACTCGAAAATCACAAAGAGCCTATTGATTATGTTTTTGTTCCAATTGGCGGCGGCGGACTGGCTTCTGGTTTATCTGAGGTTTTTAAACATTTAAGTCCGAATACCAAAATAATTGGTGTTGAGCCAAAAGGCGCTCCTTCTATGAAAACTTCGATTGAAGAAAATAAAAATACAGCCTTAAAAACAATCGATAAATTTGTGGATGGTGCCGCTGTAAAACAAGTGGGAGACAAAACTTTTGAAATCTGTCGTTATAATCTGGAAGATATTATCCTGGTTCCCGAAGGAAAAGTCTGTACCACTATTTTACGATTGTACAATGAAGAAGCTATGGTAGTTGAGCCGGCAGGTGCTTTGACAATTGCTGCTTTAGATTTTTACAAAGACAAAATTAAAGGAAAAACAGTTGTTTGCGTCGTGAGCGGAAGCAATAATGATATTGAAAGAACAGCCGAAATAAAAGAACGTTCTTTGCTTTATGAAGGGTTAATGCATTATTTTATGATTCAGTTTCCACAGCGTCCAGGTGCTTTAAAAGAATTCGTGAACAACATTTTAGGCCCTGATGATGATATTACTTATTTTCAGTTTGCTAAGAAAACGAGTCGTGAAATGGGTTCTGTTGTCGTTGGACTAGAATTAAAAAACAAAAAAGACATACTGAATATTAAACTGAATATGATCCAAAACGGATTTGAATTTCAATATCTGAATGATAATCCCAATTTATTTACCCAGTTAATTGGTTAG